Proteins from one Triticum aestivum cultivar Chinese Spring chromosome 7A, IWGSC CS RefSeq v2.1, whole genome shotgun sequence genomic window:
- the LOC123151074 gene encoding skin secretory protein xP2 codes for MAAVQVQAATHAMPVEEAPAPAPAVVEAVEPAVVVVEETTVAVEAVEPAVVAVEETTVAVEAVEPAVVAVEETTVAAVEIVEPAVATVEVAAVEAVEPAVVAAEEAAKEEAAAPAVTELAKEPEAVPAETKEAETEAKVAEPEAVQPAAAAEEAPAVPAVTGSKEPEAAAAEGTETEVVEREAAPAEVETKEPEQEAAPAETETKVAEPAAAEAEAKEPVAEETPAVEEAAAPEAVVAVQEEAATAEAPVEVAVAVEAAPVETEAPSAAGEAEAEVKEPAAEAPAEAPVEAPTAAEAVPAEAPAAAAAANKATE; via the exons ATGGCCGCCGTCCAG GTACAAGCCGCAACCCACGCGATGCCCGTCGAGGAGGCTCCGGCTCCGGCGCCGGCGGTGGTGGAGGCAGTCGAGCCGGCCGTCGTCGTTGTCGAGGAGACTACAGTGGCGGTGGAGGCTGTCGAGCCGGCCGTCGTCGCGGTTGAGGAAACTACGGTGGCGGTGGAGGCTGTCGAGCCGGCCGTCGTCGCGGTTGAGGAGACTACGGTGGCAGCGGTGGAGATTGTCGAGCCGGCTGTCGCCACGGTCGAGGTGGCAGCGGTTGAGGCTGTCGAGCCGGCCGTtgtcgctgccgaggaggccgcgaaggaggaggctgctgcacCGGCCGTGACCGAGCTGGCGAAAGAGCCTGAGGCAGTTCCAGCGGAGACCAAGGAGGCCGAGACAGAGGCCAAAGTGGCCGAGCCCGAGGCTGTccagccggccgccgccgccgaggaggcTCCTGCTGTGCCAGCAGTGACCGGGAGCAAAGAGCCGGAAGCTGCCGCTGCCGAGGGAACAGAGACCGAAGTGGTGGAGCGTGAGGCAGCACCGGCCGAGGTCGAGACCAAGGAACCAGAGCAAGAAGCTGCTCCGGCCGAGACCGAGACCAAAGTGGCAGAGCCAGCCGCTGCCGAGGCCGAGGCCAAAGAGCCGGTGGCAGAGGAGACCCCGGCCGTGGAGGAGGCAGCTGCCCCCGAGGCCGTTGTGGCAGTGCAGGAGGAAGCAGCAACTGCCGAGGCACCTGTGGAGGTTGCCGTCGCCGTCGAGGCAGCACCGGTAGAGACAGAAGCACCATctgctgctggcgaggcagaggCGGAGGTCAAAGAGCCGGCAGCAGAGGCACCGGCCGAGGCACCTGTGGAGGCACCCACGGCCGCCGAGGCGGTGCCGGCAGAGGCaccagctgctgccgccgccgccaacaaGGCCACCGAGTGA